From Bicyclus anynana chromosome 18, ilBicAnyn1.1, whole genome shotgun sequence, a single genomic window includes:
- the LOC112051639 gene encoding uncharacterized protein LOC112051639: MIRSILLLTAILIISSKATPIERNTLRFLGFPDEAENYETKQQSYGSFQKNFNDFRRFSRKPPVTMDEALGFNNGSYQNTEGTVKISPTKSDSKKPTIIDEFFSGKQSKRSMKLQELYEKFIELGMKYVEIMLIFEPHQPKEKAF; this comes from the exons ATGATTCGCTCCATTCTGTTATTAACTGCTATATTAAT AATAAGCAGCAAGGCAACACCGATCGAACGTAACACACTCCGTTTTTTGGGATTTCCCGACGAAGCGGAAAATTACGAAACAAAACAACAGAGTTACGGAAGTTTTCAAAAAAACTTTAACGATTTCAGGCGGTTTTCTCGTAAACCGCCTGTGACTATGGACGAAGCATTGGGATTTAATAATGGTAGTTATCAGAACACAGAAGGAACCGTGAAAATTTCACCAACGAAGTCGGATAGTAAAAAGCCTACCATTATTGATGAATTTTTTTCTGGAAAGCAGAGTAAAAGATCAATGAAACTTCAGGAGTTATACGAAAAATTTATT GAACTCGGCATGAAGTACGTGGAAATCATGCTTATATTTGAACCTCATCAGCCTAAGGAAAAAGCgttttag
- the LOC112051632 gene encoding uncharacterized protein LOC112051632 translates to MKVLALVLLAVVLADGKGSGPYIYERPDGRAFYLPSEIVNSLKPVVDVNLQGSESSGSDSLREYGPPIPLETSQNLLNQGLPDVTIENTFELSTGNALSQDFGQKIVSEAKPVSLDDSPISAELPILDFEVKETTSIPNVEQATEVIYQSNQLSNTITAQTEQNVESQTTELANVDTNQAQSQETLSGRSIQQDSIQSLDYQQETSTASNLEKVTAGGDSFATTEVLVNVPESPSEKVAEVQNIPDIIANFEKEILAQQTEGVSDIGAVQPLGQFPEGFLEYGPPGFIEYGPPKGDEDKPVSIQAIITNETRRRRFSPRLRFVKN, encoded by the exons ATGAAG GTGCTGGCTTTAGTTCTTCTGGCCGTCGTGTTGGCAGACGGGAAGGGTTCTGGACCTTACATTTATGAGAGACCAGATGGTCGCGCGTTCTACCTACCTTCCGAAATTGTG aattCTCTAAAACCAGTAGTCGATGTAAACCTCCAAGGCTCAGAATCATCAGGGTCTGACTCCCTCCGCGAATATGGACCGCCGATACCCCTTGAAACTTCACAGAACTTGTTGAACCAAGGCTTACCTGACGTTACCATTGAAAATACCTTCGAGTTATCTACTGGAAATGCTTTAAGCCAAGATTTTGGTCAAAAAATTGTCTCTGAAG CAAAACCAGTATCATTAGATGACTCACCTATTTCAGCTGAATTGCCAATCTTAGATTTCGAAGTAAAAGAAACGACCTCCATCCCAAATGTTGAACAAGCAACCGAAGTTATCTATCAATCAAATCAACTCTCCAATACAATAACAGCACAAACTGAACAGAACGTAGAATCTCAGACCACAGAACTTGCTAACGTAGATACTAATCAAGCACAATCTCAAGAAACTCTAAGTGGACGATCAATCCAGCAAGATTCTATACAATCTTTGGATTATCAACAAGAAACATCTACAGCAAGCAATTTGGAGAAGGTTACAGCTGGTGGTGATTCCTTTGCCACTACAGAAGTGCTGGTGAATGTACCGGAAAGCCCATCTGAAAAGGTTGCAGAAGTTCAAAACATTCCCGACATCATAGCTAACTTCGAAAAGGAAATCTTAGCCCAGCAG aCTGAAGGAGTAAGCGACATCGGTGCAGTTCAGCCTTTGGGTCAGTTTCCTGAAGGCTTCCTAGAATATGGACCCCCAGGCTTCATTGAATACGGCCCTCCCAAGGGTGATGAG GACAAACCCGTAAGCATTCAAGCAATTATTACAAATGAGACTCGGAGACGACGTTTCTCGCCGAGATTAAG attcGTGAAGAACTAG